The following coding sequences lie in one bacterium genomic window:
- a CDS encoding DUF4835 family protein — protein sequence MKRSILLWIAVLFSAICGQTGRAQLIYPEVMVDMQRLPEEAQQKLQGIDSVIVHFLKDTRHPWNRDDGGYDLDIQANIYFTEYNANPQEDKFKANLIITNKRDARFEDKRWEFGMRTPYTPGQASFDPFMSVIEFYVWLLIANEEDKYEKLGGDRYFDKARSVQLSSTSSIYYFGWDKRSDLLREVTGESNRNYREFVFFYYTGLYYDERRQYEDSKAYLHYALLRLGEVPIDKRSSILDAEHVALATALKNCNYDRGIDVLRRMDPTHSKEYNQIFGETQAP from the coding sequence ATGAAGCGGTCCATTCTCCTTTGGATTGCCGTCCTTTTTTCGGCGATCTGCGGCCAAACAGGCCGCGCACAGCTTATTTACCCCGAAGTCATGGTGGATATGCAACGACTGCCCGAAGAGGCGCAGCAGAAATTGCAGGGCATCGACTCAGTCATTGTGCATTTCCTCAAAGATACCCGGCATCCGTGGAACCGTGATGACGGCGGATATGACTTGGACATCCAGGCCAATATCTATTTCACTGAATACAATGCAAACCCGCAAGAAGACAAGTTTAAGGCCAATCTCATCATCACCAACAAGCGAGACGCTCGCTTTGAGGACAAAAGGTGGGAGTTTGGAATGCGGACTCCCTATACTCCCGGTCAAGCGTCATTCGATCCGTTCATGAGCGTGATCGAATTCTATGTTTGGCTGTTGATTGCGAATGAGGAAGACAAATATGAGAAGTTAGGAGGGGATCGCTACTTCGACAAAGCGCGAAGTGTTCAACTTTCCAGCACGTCGTCCATTTACTATTTCGGCTGGGACAAACGCAGCGATCTATTGCGGGAAGTAACCGGTGAAAGTAATAGGAATTACCGAGAATTCGTGTTCTTCTATTATACCGGACTCTACTACGATGAAAGACGGCAGTACGAGGACTCGAAAGCCTACCTGCACTATGCGTTACTCAGACTAGGCGAGGTTCCCATTGACAAACGCAGCAGCATTCTTGACGCTGAGCACGTCGCCCTCGCCACAGCCTTGAAAAACTGCAACTACGACAGAGGGATCGACGTTTTGCGGCGCATGGACCCGACCCATTCCAAGGAATACAACCAAATTTTCGGCGAAACCCAAGCACCTTGA